The Actinocatenispora sera genome has a window encoding:
- the hrpB gene encoding ATP-dependent helicase HrpB, producing MLPAEPDLPIRSVLRELTDTLRAAGSAVLVAPPGTGKTTLAPLALADALEGRVVVAEPRRVATRAAARRMADLLGEPVGDRIGYAVRGERRVSARTRVEVVTTGLLVRRLLRDEELPGVAAVILDECHERAVDSDLALAFTTDVRAVLREDLWLLATSATADVPALRSALSAPVVTASAALHPVTPVWCPPPAPVRPPLGLRVDPALLSHVAATVRRALAETTGDVLVFLPGTGEIRTVHSALSTVDAEVAELHGRLPAAAQDAVLRGGSGHRRVVLTTSVAESSLTVPGVRVVVDAGLARVPRVDLARGLGSLATVPVSRAAAEQRAGRAGRQGPGTVYRCWSAAQHERLPARPEPEIAVADLTSFALDLACWGRPDGTGLALPEPPPAGAMAVATETLLALGAVDPQGRVTDRGRALAAAGTHPRLARALLDGAPRLGSRRTAELVALLAEPDSAGGDDLAAARRAVERDRRASGWRAEAHRLQRAAPRHPDTGVSAEAAAGVVAALAFPERIARRRDGETGSYLMAGGTEAQLSPGSGLHGAEWLAIAVADRPVGRAAARIRLAAAIDADTAAEIGAALRHTEQRIGWYDGDVRAERTERLGAIPLSVRPIRHPDPTAVHDALLAGLRAEGPQLLRFGPGGTALRDRIAFCRTVFGAPWPDVSDAGLVADPDRWLGPELARARRRADLARVDAGAALRRLLDWRQTAELDRLAPERVAVPSGSAIRVDYTDPAAPVLAVKVQEMFGAAETPRIAAGRVPLTLHLLSPAGRPTAVTSDLASFWRTGYPAVRAELRGRYPRHPWPADPTTAPATRRTNPRRR from the coding sequence ATGCTGCCCGCCGAGCCCGACCTGCCGATCCGGTCGGTGCTTCGCGAGCTGACCGACACGCTGCGAGCGGCCGGGAGCGCGGTGCTGGTGGCGCCGCCCGGCACCGGCAAGACCACGCTGGCGCCGCTGGCGCTGGCGGACGCTCTCGAGGGTCGGGTCGTGGTGGCCGAACCGCGCCGGGTGGCGACCCGGGCCGCGGCCCGGCGGATGGCCGACCTGCTGGGCGAGCCGGTCGGCGATCGGATCGGGTACGCGGTGCGCGGCGAGCGCCGGGTCTCGGCTCGGACCCGGGTCGAGGTGGTCACCACCGGCCTGCTGGTACGCCGGCTGCTGCGCGACGAGGAGCTGCCCGGCGTCGCCGCGGTGATCCTGGACGAGTGCCACGAACGGGCCGTCGATTCGGACCTGGCGCTGGCGTTCACCACCGACGTGCGGGCCGTGCTGCGCGAGGATCTGTGGCTGCTCGCCACCTCGGCCACCGCGGACGTACCGGCGCTGCGCTCGGCGCTGTCCGCACCGGTGGTGACCGCGTCGGCGGCGCTGCATCCGGTGACCCCGGTATGGTGCCCGCCGCCGGCACCGGTCCGGCCGCCGCTCGGGCTGCGGGTCGATCCGGCCCTGCTCTCGCACGTGGCGGCCACGGTGCGCCGGGCGCTGGCCGAGACCACCGGCGACGTGCTGGTGTTCCTGCCCGGTACCGGTGAGATCCGCACCGTCCACTCCGCACTGTCCACTGTGGATGCCGAGGTGGCGGAGCTGCACGGGCGGCTCCCGGCGGCGGCCCAGGATGCGGTGCTGCGGGGTGGTTCCGGCCACCGTCGCGTGGTGCTCACCACCTCGGTCGCCGAGAGCAGCCTGACCGTCCCGGGGGTACGGGTCGTCGTCGACGCCGGCCTGGCCCGGGTGCCCCGGGTGGACCTGGCCCGCGGCCTCGGCTCGCTCGCGACCGTACCGGTGTCTCGCGCCGCCGCCGAGCAGCGGGCGGGCCGGGCCGGGCGCCAGGGCCCGGGTACCGTCTACCGGTGCTGGTCGGCGGCGCAGCACGAGCGGCTGCCGGCCCGGCCGGAGCCGGAGATCGCGGTCGCCGATCTCACCTCGTTCGCGCTGGACCTGGCCTGCTGGGGGCGGCCGGACGGGACCGGCCTGGCGCTGCCCGAGCCGCCACCGGCCGGTGCGATGGCGGTGGCCACCGAGACGCTCCTCGCGCTCGGCGCCGTCGACCCGCAGGGCCGGGTGACCGACCGGGGCCGTGCGCTCGCCGCCGCCGGTACCCACCCGCGGCTGGCCCGGGCGCTGCTCGACGGCGCGCCGCGACTGGGCAGCCGGCGTACCGCGGAGCTGGTGGCGCTGCTGGCCGAGCCGGACAGCGCCGGAGGCGACGACCTGGCCGCCGCCCGCCGAGCGGTCGAGCGGGACCGGCGCGCGTCCGGCTGGCGGGCCGAGGCGCACCGGTTGCAGCGGGCCGCGCCGCGCCACCCGGACACCGGCGTCAGCGCCGAGGCCGCGGCCGGAGTCGTTGCGGCACTGGCGTTCCCGGAACGGATCGCCCGGCGACGAGACGGCGAGACGGGCAGCTACCTGATGGCCGGCGGTACCGAGGCGCAGCTGTCGCCGGGCTCGGGACTGCACGGCGCCGAGTGGCTGGCGATCGCCGTCGCGGACCGCCCGGTCGGCCGGGCCGCCGCCCGGATCCGCCTCGCCGCGGCGATCGACGCGGACACCGCCGCCGAGATCGGCGCCGCGCTGCGACACACCGAACAGCGGATCGGCTGGTACGACGGCGATGTGCGCGCCGAACGGACCGAGCGGCTCGGCGCCATCCCGCTGTCGGTCCGGCCGATCCGGCACCCGGACCCCACCGCCGTGCACGACGCGCTGCTCGCCGGCCTGCGCGCAGAGGGACCGCAACTGCTCCGGTTCGGCCCGGGAGGCACCGCGCTGCGGGACCGGATCGCCTTCTGCCGCACCGTGTTCGGCGCGCCGTGGCCGGACGTCTCGGACGCCGGGCTGGTCGCCGACCCGGACCGGTGGCTGGGTCCCGAACTGGCTCGGGCCCGCCGCCGGGCCGACCTGGCCCGCGTCGACGCCGGTGCCGCGCTGCGCCGGCTGCTCGACTGGCGCCAGACCGCCGAGCTGGACCGGCTCGCGCCGGAGCGGGTCGCGGTGCCCAGCGGCTCGGCGATCCGGGTCGACTACACCGATCCGGCCGCGCCGGTACTCGCGGTGAAGGTACAGGAGATGTTCGGCGCGGCGGAGACCCCGCGCATCGCTGCCGGGCGGGTACCGCTGACGCTGCACCTGCTGTCCCCCGCCGGCCGCCCGACCGCGGTGACGAGCGACCTGGCGTCCTTCTGGCGAACCGGCTATCCGGCGGTACGGGCCGAGCTACGCGGACGCTACCCGCGGCACCCGTGGCCGGCGGACCCGACCACCGCACCGGCGACTCGCCGTACCAACCCGCGCCGGAGGTGA
- a CDS encoding CapA family protein — translation MSRRAWTAALRGAVPTGASRARRTWQRSCTIVAAAAAVVVIAAAGCAADGPRTVSPAASSPARSAAQPSPSGPRQVTVLGAGDVLVHPPVWQQARADGHGRMDFRDIFAGVRPAVSGADLAICHLETPLAGPGAAPRGWPRFAAPPQVLDAVRATGFDDCSTASNHSYDQGSAGVRDTLAALDAAHLHHAGTARSAREAARTDLIDVPGVRIADLSYTFGLNTGLSLPAGQPWLVNITDVHRILTAAHAARAAGADIVLLSLHWGTEYRQQPTDEQRAQARTLLASPDVDAILGCHAHVVQPFQRIGGKWVVYGMGNEIARHEDPIAASREGVMPRLTFTESADGHWRVSHVDAVPTWVDISPKIRLVTLSTALAGHPPAARRSVYQREYDRIGAAVNALGAHVPLA, via the coding sequence ATGTCGCGACGCGCCTGGACTGCCGCCCTGCGGGGTGCGGTCCCGACCGGGGCCAGCCGGGCGCGCCGGACCTGGCAGCGCAGCTGCACGATCGTCGCTGCTGCGGCGGCGGTGGTGGTCATCGCCGCCGCGGGTTGCGCGGCGGACGGGCCGCGGACGGTCTCCCCCGCCGCCTCCTCACCGGCACGCTCCGCCGCGCAGCCCTCTCCCTCCGGCCCGCGCCAGGTCACCGTGCTCGGCGCCGGTGACGTGCTGGTCCACCCGCCGGTGTGGCAGCAGGCCCGCGCCGACGGGCACGGCCGGATGGACTTCCGCGACATCTTCGCCGGGGTACGCCCGGCCGTGTCCGGGGCGGATCTCGCGATCTGCCACCTGGAGACGCCGCTCGCCGGCCCCGGCGCCGCGCCGCGGGGCTGGCCCCGGTTCGCCGCCCCGCCGCAGGTGCTCGACGCGGTACGGGCCACCGGGTTCGACGACTGCTCCACCGCCTCGAACCACTCGTACGACCAGGGCAGCGCGGGCGTGCGCGACACGCTCGCCGCACTGGACGCCGCGCACCTGCACCACGCCGGTACCGCACGCAGCGCCCGGGAGGCCGCCCGCACCGACCTGATCGACGTGCCCGGGGTGCGCATCGCGGACCTGTCGTACACGTTCGGGCTCAACACCGGCCTGTCGCTACCGGCCGGACAGCCGTGGTTGGTGAACATCACCGACGTGCACCGGATCCTGACCGCCGCGCACGCCGCCCGGGCCGCCGGCGCCGACATCGTGCTGCTGTCGCTGCACTGGGGCACCGAGTACCGGCAGCAGCCGACCGACGAGCAGCGCGCCCAGGCCCGTACCCTGCTCGCCTCGCCCGACGTGGACGCGATCCTCGGCTGCCACGCCCATGTGGTGCAACCGTTCCAGCGCATCGGCGGCAAGTGGGTCGTGTACGGGATGGGCAACGAGATCGCCCGGCACGAGGACCCGATCGCGGCCAGCCGGGAGGGTGTGATGCCGCGGCTGACGTTCACCGAGTCGGCCGACGGTCACTGGCGGGTCAGCCACGTCGACGCGGTGCCGACCTGGGTGGACATCTCCCCGAAGATCCGGCTGGTCACCCTGTCCACCGCGCTGGCCGGTCACCCGCCGGCCGCGCGACGCTCGGTCTACCAGCGCGAGTACGACCGGATCGGCGCCGCGGTGAACGCGCTCGGCGCGCACGTGCCGCTGGCCTGA
- the gndA gene encoding NADP-dependent phosphogluconate dehydrogenase yields the protein MSEQANIGVTGLAVMGRNLARNLARHGHTVALHNRHQQRTDDLVSQFGDEGTFVPTGSAAEFVAALERPRKLIVMVKAGGPTDAVIDEFTPLLDEGDMIVDGGNAHFADTRRREKALREQGLHFVGTGVSGGEEGALHGPSIMPGGSKQAYASLGPILTDIAADVDGTPCCTHIGPDGAGHFVKMVHNGIEYADMQLIAEAYDLLRHALGLEPAQIADIFRDWNTGRLDSYLIEITAQVLGHVDAATGKPFVDVVVDQAEQKGTGRWTVQTALELGVPTTGIAEAVFARSLSGGAALREAARGLPGPVRAPITGAAAETLAADIEQALYASKVVAYAQGFNEIQAGAAEYDWPIDLGAVATIWRGGCIIRAAFLDDIRAAYAKDPALPTLLTDGGFAEAVRDAQDSWRSVVAAAARLGIPAPGFSSALSYYDALRAQRLPAALVQGQRDYFGAHTYQRVDRPGTFHTEWATRDAAEHEV from the coding sequence ATGAGCGAGCAAGCCAACATCGGGGTGACCGGCCTGGCCGTGATGGGGCGAAACCTGGCCCGCAACCTGGCCCGGCACGGACACACGGTGGCCCTGCACAACCGGCACCAGCAACGCACCGACGACCTGGTGTCGCAGTTCGGCGACGAGGGGACCTTCGTCCCGACCGGCTCGGCGGCGGAGTTCGTCGCCGCGCTGGAGCGGCCGCGCAAGCTGATCGTGATGGTCAAGGCGGGTGGGCCGACCGACGCGGTCATCGACGAGTTCACCCCGCTGCTGGACGAGGGCGACATGATCGTCGACGGCGGCAACGCGCACTTCGCCGACACCCGGCGCCGGGAGAAGGCGCTGCGCGAGCAGGGCCTGCACTTCGTCGGTACCGGCGTGTCCGGCGGGGAGGAGGGTGCGCTGCACGGCCCGAGCATCATGCCCGGCGGATCGAAGCAGGCGTACGCGTCGCTCGGGCCGATCCTGACCGACATCGCCGCCGACGTGGACGGCACCCCGTGCTGCACGCACATCGGACCGGACGGCGCCGGCCACTTCGTCAAGATGGTGCACAACGGCATCGAGTACGCCGACATGCAGCTGATCGCCGAGGCCTACGACCTGCTGCGGCACGCGCTCGGGCTGGAACCGGCGCAGATCGCGGACATCTTCCGCGACTGGAACACCGGCCGGCTCGACTCGTACCTGATCGAGATCACCGCGCAGGTGCTCGGGCACGTCGACGCGGCGACCGGCAAGCCGTTCGTCGACGTGGTGGTCGACCAGGCGGAGCAGAAGGGTACCGGCCGCTGGACCGTGCAGACCGCGCTGGAGCTGGGCGTGCCGACCACCGGCATCGCCGAGGCGGTGTTCGCCCGGTCGCTGTCCGGCGGTGCGGCGCTGCGCGAGGCGGCCCGCGGGCTGCCCGGCCCGGTCCGCGCGCCGATCACCGGCGCCGCCGCCGAGACGCTGGCCGCCGACATCGAGCAGGCGCTGTACGCCTCCAAGGTGGTCGCGTACGCGCAGGGCTTCAACGAGATCCAGGCCGGCGCGGCGGAGTACGACTGGCCGATCGACCTGGGCGCGGTGGCCACCATCTGGCGTGGCGGCTGCATCATCCGGGCCGCGTTCCTGGACGATATCCGCGCCGCGTACGCGAAGGACCCGGCGCTGCCGACGCTGCTGACCGACGGCGGCTTCGCCGAGGCGGTACGCGACGCGCAGGACTCCTGGCGGTCCGTGGTCGCCGCCGCGGCCCGGCTCGGCATCCCGGCGCCCGGTTTCTCCTCCGCCCTGTCGTACTACGACGCTCTGCGGGCGCAGCGGCTGCCCGCCGCGCTGGTGCAGGGCCAGCGGGACTACTTTGGGGCGCATACCTACCAGCGGGTCGACCGCCCGGGCACCTTCCATACCGAGTGGGCCACCCGCGACGCAGCGGAACACGAGGTGTAG
- a CDS encoding dienelactone hydrolase family protein, with product MSYDAIQAETVTIGGDGGDRIEAYQARPLGPGPFGAVVVIHHLPGYDRETKETVRRFATEGYLAVCPNLYSRQGAGLSHEEAAKLVREDGGISDEQLIGDVAGAAAYLREQTSSNGKVGCIGFCSGGRQAFLAAANVDLDAAVDCYGAFVVGNPPEGSPLRATEILDQAPNLRCPLLGLFGNDDQYPSPDQVATLEKELARLGKPHEFHSYDGAGHAFFSVDGPRYRPEAAVDGWSKILDFYGRHLS from the coding sequence TTGAGCTACGACGCAATCCAGGCGGAGACCGTCACCATCGGCGGTGACGGCGGTGACCGGATCGAGGCGTACCAGGCGCGCCCGCTCGGCCCCGGCCCGTTCGGCGCCGTGGTGGTGATCCACCACCTGCCCGGGTACGACCGGGAGACCAAGGAGACGGTGCGCCGGTTCGCCACCGAGGGCTACCTCGCGGTCTGCCCGAACCTGTACTCGCGGCAGGGCGCCGGGCTGTCCCACGAGGAGGCGGCGAAGCTGGTCCGCGAGGACGGCGGGATCTCCGACGAGCAGCTGATCGGCGATGTCGCCGGCGCCGCCGCGTACCTGCGCGAGCAGACCAGCAGCAACGGCAAGGTCGGGTGCATCGGGTTCTGCTCCGGCGGCCGGCAGGCATTCCTTGCCGCGGCCAACGTCGACCTGGACGCCGCGGTGGACTGCTACGGCGCGTTCGTGGTCGGCAACCCGCCGGAGGGGTCCCCGTTGCGCGCCACCGAGATCCTCGACCAGGCGCCGAACCTGCGCTGCCCGCTGCTGGGCCTGTTCGGCAACGACGACCAGTATCCGTCCCCCGACCAGGTGGCGACCCTGGAGAAGGAGCTGGCCAGGCTCGGCAAACCGCACGAGTTCCACTCGTACGACGGGGCCGGCCACGCGTTCTTCTCCGTCGACGGCCCCCGGTACCGGCCGGAGGCGGCGGTGGACGGGTGGTCGAAGATCCTCGACTTCTACGGCCGCCACCTGAGCTGA